Part of the Limihaloglobus sulfuriphilus genome is shown below.
TCCCAAAGGCTATAAGAAGAATTACAGTTATAAACATAAATCACCCTTTTTAAAAAGAACTTAGAATAACAGCCTGACATTAAACCGTTTCTGTAAAGACATTTGCCCGTTTACCGACAGTACTAACTGAATTTACGCAAAACAATGTATAAGTCAAACTAAAATATAATATCGAATCCATACTGTTTTTGATAAATTCTTCTAATATAATTTTTATGTAAATCATGCGGTATTATACTTAAGTCGTTTGTTTTAAATGTATTAAGCGTTGGGTAGTTGAAGAATGTGTAAAACTTTTTATAAAAACTTTTTAAAAGCCCTTGACGTATATTAAAAAACGGTTATATTTTCTCGTCTCACTTGAGTTAGCTCGGGTGGGTTATACGCCTTTAGAGGCGGTTCTTTGATAAGCGAATAAGCGACAGGACTTGAGAGCCTGCTTTTCCTTTAATCGGGTTTAGAGGGCTTTAGAAGATTGGGCTCGTAGCTCAGCCGGCTAGAGCGTTCGCCTGATAAGCGAGAGGTCGGAGGTTCGAGTCCTCCCGGGCCCACTGGCAGAAATCTTAAAAAGATTTCTGCATTTGAGATTTCAAATTTGAGATTTGAGATCTGTTTGGTCTCGGGGCTGTAGCTCAGTTGGGAGAGCGCCTGGTTTGCATCCAGGAGGTCGTCGGTTCGACTCCGTCCAGCTCCATTGCCGCAGATAAAACCTGTGGATCTGGTATTTCAGATATGAGATATCAGATAAAGATCTTTTAAAATTTAATACAGTTGACACAAAAGTAAAGAATTCTAACAATTAGCGCGATAACGATTTAACCGAATCGAAAATCAGAGCAATAAGGATATTTATTTTTAGAATTTAGAATAGGGAATTTAGAATTAAGAATATTTGATTCTGACATTTTAGATCCTTTATCTAAGTTCAACTCATTATAAGACTGGCATTCATTAGAATGTTATCTTTAGTAGAGCGGAACACATCAATTGTAGAATAAGGTTTAGAGTTAGGTAAATCCTAATTCTTAATTCCTAATTCTTAATTGATTTAGATCAGTAATTGATTGATGTGGTCAAGTTACTAAGGGTACATGGGGGATGTCTAGGTATCGAGAGGCGACGAAGGACGTGGAAGGCTGCGATAAGCCCGGGGCAAGAGCCAAACATCTGTTAATCCCGGGATTTCCGAATGGGGTAACCTGTCAGGCCGGCGCAAGCTGTGCCTTTCGTCAACGGCTGAATTCATAGGCCGTTGAAGCTAACGCAGAGAATTGAAACATCTTAGTACCTGCAGGAAAGAAAATCAACCGAGACTCCGTCAGTAGCGGCGAGCGAAAGCGGACAAGCCCAAACCGGCGTGCTTGCATGCCGGGGTTGCGGGCACCAATACTAGAGTTACAAAGAAGCATATTATAGGAACGATCTGGAAAGTTCGACCATAGATGGTGAAAGTCCTGTACTTTACAATATAGCTTTCTCTTTTGGTGTACCAGAGTAGCACGAGACTCGTGGAACCTCGTGTGAAGCTGGGGGGCCCACCCTCCAAGGCTAAGTACTCCTCGATAACCGATAGTGCAAAGTAGCGTAAGCGAACGATGAAAAGCACCCCTTTTAGGGGAGTTAAAAGTACCTGAAACCATGTACCTACAAGCAGTCGGAGCCCTATTTAATATGGGTGACGGCGTGCCTTTCGCATAATGAGCCGGCGAGTTAACGTCTGTTGCAAGGTTAAGCACTTCCGGTGCGCAGCCGCAGGGAAACCGAGTCTTAATAGGGCGTAGTTAGTAGCAGGTGTTAGACGCGAAACCAGGTGATCTACCCATGGCCAGGTGGAAGGGGATGTAAAAATCCCTGGACGACCGAACCCACTAACGTTGAAAAGTTAGGGGATGAGCTGTGGGGAGGAGTAAAAGTCTAATCAAACCTGGAGATATCTCGTTCTCTCCGAAATAGTTCTAGGACTAGCCTCAGTTAATACCTTACAGGGGTAGAGCTACTGATTGGGATTGGGGGGCCACCAGCCTACCCACCCCTACCAAACTCCGAATACTGTAAGGCTTATGCTGGGAGTCAGACTATGTGCAATAACGTGTGTGGTCAAGAGGGGAACAACCCAGATCGCCAGCTAAGGTCCCGAATCATTGCTAAGTTACTAAGGAAGTCAGATTGCCCAGACAATCAGGATGTTGGCTTAGAAGCAGCCACCATTTAAAAAGTGCGTAATAGCTTACTGATCGAGCAATTTGGTGCCGATAATGAACGGGAATCAAGCAATGAACCGAAGCTGCGGATTTGTATTTATACAAATGGTAGGAGAGCGTAATAGTCAGCGTCGAAGCGGTACCGCAAGGAGCCGTGGAGCGTCTATTAGTGATTATGCCGGCATGAGTAACGATAAAACAGGTGAGAATCCTGTTCGCCGAAAACCTAAGGTTTCCTGGGGAAGGTAGATCCGCCCAGGGTTAGTCGGCCCCTTAGTCGAGGCTGAAAGGCGTAGACGATGGGCAGCAGGTTAATATTCCTGCACTATGTAGATGGACGAAAGCAGTGACGCATTTTTTAAGGCAATCCCGTGATTAGTCGAGCGGGTTTCGCAAGATCGAGGCCGTATATGATGCCGAAGTTGCCGGCAAAGGTGCCGAGAAACAGCTGCTGTAGATTGAAATCTGCATAACCGTACTAAAACTGACACAGGTAGGTGAGGAGAATATCCTAAGGCGCTCGAGAGAACCGTTGTTAAGGAACTCGGCAAATTGACCCCGTAAGTTCGCGATAAGGGGGCCCTATCCCGATTCGTCGGGAAGGGGACAGAAAAGTGGCACTGGCGACTGTTTACCAAAAACACAGTTCTCTGCTAACACGTACAGTGGATGTATAGAGAATGACGCCTGCTCGGTGCCGGAAGGTTAAGGAAGGCGGTTATCCGTCACTTGATTTATACGGAGATACACAATGTATTATGTATATGTACTTTATGAAGAAAACACAGAGAAATGCTACATCGGTTACAGCAGTGACTTGAAAACAAGAGTCTCAAGTCATAAGTCTGGCAGTGGTTGTAAAACCACCAGAAATGGTAACTGGCATTTAGTTTATTATGAAGCATATATGAGCGAATCAGATGCGAGAAAACGTGAGAAACGTTTGAAGAGCGGCAATGCCCGCAGACATTTGATGAATAGAATACAGAAAAGTTTAATGTGTAAATCAAGTGACGGAGAAGCTGACGACTGAAGCCCCGGTAAACGGCGGCCGTAACTATGACGGTCCTAAGGTAGCGAAGTTCCTTGTCGGGTAAGTTCCGACCTGCATGAACGGCGTAACGACTGGTGCACTGTCTCAACAACGGACTCGGTGAAATTGTAGATGTGGTGAAGATACCACATACCCGCGGCAAGACGGAAAGACCCCGTGAACCTTTACTGCAGTCAGGTATTGGTACCTGGTATATCATGCGTAGGATAGGTGGGAGGCTTTGAAGCGGTTCTTCTGGGAATCGTGGAGCCATCGTTGAAATACCACCCTTGGTGTATTAGTTATCTAACTCTGAGCCTTGAATCAGGACAGAGGACCGTGCTTGATGGGCAGTTTGACTGGGGCGGTCTCCTCCCAAAGAGTAACGGAGGAGTACAAAGGTACACTCAGCATGGTTGGCAATCATGCGTAGAGCATAAAGGTAGAAGTGTGCTTAACTGCGAGAGTTATAACTCGAGCAGATGCGAAAGCAGGTCTTAGTGATCCGGTGGTCCCGTGTGGAAGGGCCATCGCTCATCAGATAAAAGGTACTCCGGGGATAACAGGCTTATCGCCCCCGAGCGTTCATAGCGGCGGGGCGGTTTGGCACCTCGATGTCGGCTCATCACATCCTGGGGCTGTAGGCGGTCCCAAGGGTTCGGCTGTTCGCCGATTAAAGTGGTACGCGAGCTGGGTTCAGACCGGCGTGAGCCAGGTCGGTCCCTATCTGCCGTGGGCGTTGGAATCTTGTGGAGATGTTTCCCTAGTACGAGAGGATTGGGAAGCACTGACCTCTGGTGTACCAGTTGTGCTGCTAAGTGCATGCTGGGTAGCTAAGTCGGGAAAGGATAACCGCTGAAGGCATCTAAGCGGGAAGCCCACTCCGAGATGAGGATTCCATGATTAATATCTGAAGGACCCTGGAAGACTACCAGGTTGATAGGCCGGATGTGTAAGTGCAGAAATGTATTAAGCTAACCGGTACTAACGTCCAATAACTTGACCGCATCAATCAATTATTGATTATAAACTAATAGTGAATAGTGAAAAACTAATAGTGAAGGATTCAGCCTTGGGCTGATACTTTTTACAAGTACCAGCGAAGCGAATTCGACAACTATTAGTTAATAGTTATTCACTTATATTTATTAGTTTAACAAATATTCTTATTGAATTTGATTACAGCGTATTGATAGATTCTTTACGTGTCAACTGTAGTAACTTTATATACAATACGGTTTAAGTGAACAACTAATAACTATTAGTTATTCACTATTAGTTATTAGTTTACCCAAACCGTTTAGTAAATGAACTTGCCGGTGACCATACTGTTGGGGAAACGCCTGATCCCATTCCGAACTCAGAAGCTAAGCCCAACCGGCCGATGATAGTCCCTTGGGCGAAAGTAGGTTATCGCCGGCATTATGAAGCCCTTCTGGTTAAAACCAGGAGGGCTTCTTCTATTTTATAGTATAGGGCGGAGATGGTTTTTAAGTAATAGAGCGTATTATTCCGCCCTCAAGGCGAAGTGCGGTGCCGTTAATGGCATCGTTGGCAGCGATGAAGAGAACTGCCTGTTCAACTTCCAGCACGTCTATGAACCGTTGTATCAGCGAGTTTGGCTCGTGGGTTTTGAAATAGTTTGCGGTCAGCTCGTTTACGTCCTTATTCTCGGCCTCGGCGAGTGAATTGAAATAGCGTTCAACTCCCTCAGACCATGTCGGGCCGATGACCAGACTGTTTACGGTAACCTTTTTACCTTTTGTCAGTTCCGCCAGCGCCCTTGAGAGTCCGATAACGGCTGTCTTTGTTACGGAGTAATGCACCATCTGGGGCAGGGGTTTTATGCCCGCCTCGCTTGTGATGTTTATAATCTTGCCGCTGTTGTGCTGGAGCATTCCCCTGAGAAAATGCCGGCAGAGGCGGACAACACTCATAACGTTTACGTTCCAGTAGTGGTCCCAGTCAAAATCGGAAATTTCAAAAAAATTCGTGGTCTTAAAAACCCCGACATTATTGACCAGAATATCCAGTTTTCCCAGTTTATTGATTCTCTCGCACATGAGCTCAAGCTCTTCAGGTTTTGCGACATCGCCGGAGATGGCTATCGGTTCTCCAATAAACTCCTGCAGAGCAAGATACCTCTCAGCCTGCCGCCGCACCTTTTCCTGTTCACGGCCGTGTATGATCACTCTGGCACCCAATCGCAAAAACCCCTCGGCAATAGCCTTGCCGATGCCGGAAGTTGAACCCGTTACCAATACAAGTTTGTCCTTAATGACCATAATTTACCTCCGTAAACTAATCTGAAATAATTATCCTGTGCGATTTATTCTCCGATGATTTTTACCAGGACTCTCTTTTTGCGTTTTCCGTCAAACTCACCGTAAAATATCTGTTCCCATGGCCCAAAATCGAGCTCGCCTTTTGTGATTGCGACAACTACCTCGCGGCCCATGACACTTCTTTTGAGATGAGCGTCTGCGTTGTCCTCGAATCCGTTGTGGTCGTACTGATCGTATGGTTTTTCCGGTGCCAGTTTTTCGAGCCAGCGTTCAAAATCGCGATGCAGCCCCGGCTCATCGTCATTGATAAAGACGCTGGCGGTTATATGCATGGCGTTTACCAGCACGAATCCCTCTTTTATGCCGCTTTCACGTAGGCATTCATTGATTCTGGGTGTGATATTGATGTATTCCCGACGGTTTTTGATGTCAAACCACAATTCTTTTCTGTAACTTTTCATGTTGTAATACCTGTAATTATGTTTATCAAATACCATTACAGTCAGAATGGGCAATCAAAGACATCAGCCCGAAGCCCATTTAATGACGTCAAAAGTATTATAACACATAAAACCGTTTCTGGGAACAGTTTATTCCAATTTTAATGTAATTCCAACCATACACGTATTTAGTGTTGTTGAAAAACTTAAAAGTTACAGTTTTTTTGCCGGTGTTAAATATTTATTCCTGGGGCAGGTAGCCTTCGAGCCAGTTATCCGTGAGAATCATCAGGTCATAGACGTCAACCGTCCCGTCCTGGTTTATGTCGCAGCGGCTGTTCCAGCCGGCATCTGCCGCGGTTGTGTTCCAGGCAGCGGCAAACGCGGCGAAGTCTTTATTGTCTATAACGCCGTCAAGGTAATAGGGGGCGATATCGGCCGTGCGGTAGAAACGCTCTATCTCGAGAGATGGGTTTGAATAGTCCAGCAGACCGCCGTAAATTTTCAGGTTAAACTGTGTAAAAAGGTTTGTTCCGATGATCCCGTCAAGGTTGCCTCCGGCAGGGGATGCGATGTCATAAACGACTACCGGCACATTAGTTGCGATAAACCATTCGCCGAAGATCGGTATCTCGAGCCGGTCTATATAGAACCCTGGAGCCATTTCTGAGCCGCCGGTTGCGTCCTTAATTTCAACTTCAAAGTCAGGGTTTGAGCCGTCGAGCCCCAGAAGGGCGGCAAGTGCTGATTTAATAACCGTTACCTGGGCACCAGTGTCGAACATAAACTGAGTTTTTTCAGTTGCTTCGTTGCCGTTGTTTTCGAGATTAACATATTCGAGAAAGAAAAGACTCTGCTGAGGCACGTATGAGAGTGAGAGGGTCGAGCCGACCTGAGGCCGGTACATCAACTCGTTCATGAGGTAATCCATGTCATAAAAATATGACACGTCGGTAGAACCTGCGGGGTTGTATCTTAGCGGTACGGCAGTGCTATAGTCGGGTATTTGTGACTCCCAGCCCTGATAAATTGTAACATCAGGTGTGGAATAGGTTTGCCCGTCTCGCTGAAGGGCTATTCTGTTTTCGTTGTCAATGACTGTTGTATAGCACGCCGCAATCGGACAGCCAATGGCGGTGGGGTTGTCAAATTCGGTATATCCCAGTCCAACGCCGAAAGAGAGGTTGTAAAGTCCCATCATGGAGCTAAGGTCAGCAGGTGAGCCTGGACTTTGGTCATCTATCGCTGCCAGACCCTGGACAAAGAGCCCTATTGGCGCTGTAACTCCCAGGTCAACCGTTCCGTTAGCACCGGTGATCTGCATTACGTTTGGTGTAAGGTATGAATAATTGCTGTCGGGATACATGGAATGCGAGGTATCGAAGAGGTTGAGCAGCACAGAATTCTCATAGCTGATTATTGAGACCGATGCACCCGTGTCAAAAAGGCCTATCGCGAAGTCTTCCGACGGGTTGGGGGCGGTGTAGTTGCCATAGGGGCTTGACGCGGGCGATGCGGTCATTTCGTCCTCTATGCCTGCATCTGTCGTTGTAAGTGCCACCAGCGGAACAAAGCCGCCGATGGGAGGTGAGTCGATCGTGTTTGCGGGCGGCTCTGCGGCGGTCTGGGATTTCATAATGGATTTAGTTACAGGTTCGTTGTAAACCTTTATTTCACCAGTTTTTATTGATGAAGCAGTAACTGCCGCCGCCGTGAGGGCGGCTATGTAAAGAACGATAGACGATTTCATGGGTTACCCCCATTGTAAAAAGTGTTGGAAGGTCATATCCGCCGCGGTTGGCAGATTTTCATGACCAAAGTCTGGAAATATCTCCAGTTTTTTGTCGGCTTTTATATTGTTATAAGCGGCAAAGATGCTTGAGGGCGGGCAGATAGTGTCACGCAGGCCGACAAACATCAGAGTTTTTGCTTTTATTTTCTCGCTAAGGTGGTAACAATCTATATATCCGAGCTTTGTGAAAACTTCTGTTTCTTTTTTGTGCAGCGGGTCGAAACGCCTGAAATACTGCTTTATCTCATCGTAAGCCTTTGTTTCCAGATCAAGGCTCCATACTCTCTGATAGTCGCAGAGGAAAGGGAAAATCGGGGCAATTCTGCTGACCCTCGGTTCAAGCGCTGCACAGGCGAGTGTCAAACCGCCGCCCTGGCTTCCGCCGAAAGCGCCAAGGCGTTCAGAATCGGTTTCGGGCATATCTAATACAATCTTTGCCAGCATTGCCGTGTCAAGGTATATATCCCTGAAGAGCAGGTTTTCAGGCGAGTTTTGCAGACCGCGTATAATATGCCCGTCATAAGTGTAGCCATCTACTGGGTTAACGTCCTGGGAAAGGCCTCCCTGTCCGCGGCAGTCCATCGCCGCGATGATAAATCCGCAGCCGGCATATCCGAGCAGGTCCGCCCAGTCGCCTGCGCTGCCGCTGTATCCGTGGAACTTGAGCAGTGCGGGTAATTTGCCGGATATTTTTTTCGGCTTACATAGTTTTGCGTGGATTCTCGCACCCTTGGCGGAGGAGTAGAACATGTCGAAGCATTCTATGCCCGGCGTCTGGAAATCAGCCCTTATCAGCTCAAAAGCGGGGTCAATAGTCCTAATCTGGGCAACCGACTCGTTCCAGAATTCATCAAAGTCATCTGGTTTTGGGTTTGTTCCGCGGTAGTCCCGGAGTTTATCAAGGGGCATATCAACTATCGCCATGTTTATTGAGCCTTTCTGTTACATCTATTTGTATCTGCCGTTTTTAGTACGTAGAATAATTCCAAAAGATTGGATAAATCTGGTTGTTATCGCCGAATTACTTAAAATATTTTTTAAGTTTATCGACCATATCTGTTTTTTCCCAAGTGAAATCAGCGAGGTTTCTGCCGAAATGTCCGCCTCTTGCGGTATTTTCATATATCGGGCGTTTCAATTTGAGATAATCAATGATTTCATGAGGCGTGAGCGGGAATAACTCTCTGACAGCGGCCTCGAGATCTCTTTCTGAGACTTTTGCCGTTGAGTTTGTTTCAACATAAACGGAGATAGGTTCGGCGATACCGATTGCGTAGGAGAGCTGCAGCTCGCAGGAGTCAGCGAGTTTTGCCGCTACGATATTCTTGGCGATGTAGCGTGCCATATAGCTTGCCGAGCGGTCAACCTTGGAAGGGTCTTTGCCGCTGAATGCGCCGCCGCCATGGCTGCCGTGGCCGCCGTATGTGTCAACGATAATTTTCCTGCCGGTAACGCCGCAGTCGCCTTTGGGACCGCCGATAACAAATTTACCCGTAGGGTTTATATGGTATATCGTTTTATTGTCTATGAGTTTAGCCGGTACACAGGGCTTTATGACCTTTTCGATAATCTGTTTTTCCAGCTCGCTTCGTTTGACGTCGGGGTCGTGCTGGGTGGAAACGACAACAGTGTGCACTCTCTGTGATTTGCCGTCGAGGCTCTTTTCGATAGTTATCTGTGACTTGCCGTCTGGCCTTAGCCAGCTAAGCGTGTTTTTCTTGCGCAGTTTTGTGAGCTGGTCGGTGATTTTATGTGCCAGATATATACTCAGCGGCATGTATGATCTTGTCTCGCTGCACGCATAGCCGAACATGATTCCCTGATCGCCTGCTCCCTGCTCCTTGTGAAGGCCTCTGCCCTGGTCAACGCCCATGGCGATATCAGGGCTTTGTTTGTTAAGGGCGGTTAGAACTGCGCAGTTTTCATAGTCAAACCCAAGCTCGGGCCGAGTGTATCCGATGTCTTTGATTGTTTTTCTGGCGACGTCCTGAATGTCAACTACCGCTTTGGTTGTGATTTCGCCGGCTACTATTACAAGCCCTGTACTTACGAGAGTTTCACATGCTACTCTGCTTTCGGGGTCCTGTTCGAGCATAGCATCAAGAACCGCGTCCGATATCTGATCGGCGACTTTGTCGGGATGTCCCTGTGTTACTGATTCACTTGTGAAAAGCAGCCCTGCCGAAGCAGGAGATTTCTTTATATTTGATTTTTTCTTAGCCATTTATTGACTTTCTAAAAGTGGTCATTGGTTGGTATCGTTTAAAAGCCAGTTGTATTTTCTGAATTTTATATCAAAATTAACTTTTGTAAACAGGATTGTATCCTGTGGTTCTACATATTCACTCGCCAGGTTTAGGTATGCTCGGGTTTCTGTATCTCTTGCCCTGAAACGCAGATCCGTGCTGTGGCTTTTCATGATATAATCTTTAAACATCTTAAACGCCGGGGGCAGGTAAATCTTTCTTTCTGAATAATTTACATCTACTCCCTCTGGTGATTTTATGAAGGCTTTGAGCTGTGCTTCAAGCTGTTTTTCAAGTTTACTGCCGATGTAGGCATCTTTTCTTATGGGTGGCGAGCTCATACTTGCGTAGCAGAGCCCGAAAAATGCTTTTGTGTTGTCAGTCAAAACGGCGATTGCCTCCTGCATCTCGTCAAGAGTGTACTCGGTTCCCATGATGTTAAAATATTTTTTTGTTCTCGGGCTGCTTATGTGCATTATGCTGTTTGCAGGATAGAAAAACAGCTTGAAACGAGATGGCTCAATCGGGTAATTGTCGATAATCAGTTTTATCGCGGAGATATTGTGAGCATTTATCCAGAAGGCTACCTGGTCGTCCTGTTCCCATTCGGCAAACTCTATGATATCCACGTCGCCGAAATCTTTCATCAAATGGATCAGGTCGGAGCGTTTGCGGCGAAGGTTGGCGTAATCAATAAGCCCATCATCTGTTACGTGCTGGGAAAGAAACTGGTCGCAATCTTTGAATACCACGTGAATGTATTCTGGTTCTGCCTGCTGCTCAGGCTCCGGCGATGGTTCACTGTCTTCTGGGTTCTGGCCGGATTTTTCCTGCGGGTCAGGCGGTGTGTCGCCGGTGTCGCCTTGAGCTGTTTGGGTCGGCTCAGAGGCGTCAGGTTCAGCGGCAGTCTCCGAGGAAGCTCCTTGAGCCTGGTCTGTGCCGCTGTCTTGGCCGCCGTAAAGAATTGTTGCGGCAGCGATGGCAAATATAAGTGTGAATACGACTAAGTTGTTGTAACTAAGAATTTTATACATTAAGTAATTGTTAAAGTAAGCATAAACAATAACGAAAACAAATTATTATAAACATTATATAATTGAATAATATACTATCTTAACTTTGTTCTATAAAATTACCAGTCAATTTTTTTATCCCGTTATCTTTTCCATATTAAGGCAACCCCGCGGCGGGCAGTAGTGAATGGTTTTGCCTTGAAAACTGATATCATTTGTTTTGTATGCACTTTTTTGCTGTGAATGATTGTGTTTGTTTTGTTTCATTTTCTTTCATATTGCTTTCCATTTTAGCTTCCGAATGCTGTTTTGGCTTGCAATAAGGCGATAATCTGGTAATCTTTTTGTGTGTTGGCCGAGATAGAACGGCAAAACGGTACAAAACTATAAGAAATTTCACTTTTTTATTTAACAGGAGAATCAGATGGCAGGTAAAACCGCTATTGAGGAAAAATGTATTCAAACAATCCGCTTTTTGAGCGCAGAGGGCGTTCAGGCGGCAAAATCTGGTCACCCTGGTATGCCTATGGGTATGGCGGCGGCGGCTTTCGAGATATGGATGAACCAGATGCGTCACAATCCGGCCAACCCCAAATGGGACAACCGCGACAGGTTTGTTCTCTCTGCGGGCCACGGCTCGATGCTTCTTTATTCAATGCTGCATCTGACCGGATATGATCTGCCTCTTGATGAGCTGAAGAATTTCCGCCAGCTCGGCAGTCTTACTCCCGGCCACCCCGAATACGGCCACACACCCGGCGTTGAGGTTACGACCGGCCCGCTCGGGCAGGGAATCGCAAACTCCGTGGGTATGGCAATCGCTCAGAAATACCTTGCTGAATATTTCAACCGTGACGGTTTTGATATCTTCGACTACAAGATTTACTCTATCTGCGGCGACGGCTGTCTGCAGGAAGGTGTCTCGGGTGAGGCTTCTTCACTTGCCGGCCATCTGGGGCTTGGAAATATAATCCTGCTTTATGATGACAACAGCATAACTATCGACGGCGAGACAAGCCTCTCTTTCACCGAAGATGTCGCAAAGCGTTACGAGGCGTACAACTGGCACGTGCAGGAAATCGGCGGCGACGGTACCGACCTTGACGCACTTGCAAAAGCAATAGATAACGCCAAGGCGGAGACTTCGCGCCCGAGTATCATTAAGTTCCGCAGCCATATAGGTTTCGGCTCGCCTAACTTCCAGGATACGCACACTGCGCACGGCGCACCGCTGGGCGATGATGAAATCAAGCTGATGAAAAAGAATTTCGGCTGGGATCCTGAAAAGAGCTTTGAAATCGCCGATGATGTCAAAGAGCTGATGGGCGGCTGCACTGCCAAGGGCAAAGAGCTCGAGGGAGCGTGGAACGAAATGCTGGCTAAATACGCCGATGCCTATCCTGAGCTGGCTAAAGAGCTTAACGATGCCCGCGAAGGCCGGCTGCCGATTAACATTGATGAGCATCTGCCAATATTTGAGGCCGGCTCATCTGTTGCTACACGCAAGGCTTCCGGCGAGACAATCGGAGCGCTTATGCCAAAGCTGCCGCTGGTTCTTGGCGGCTCTGCAGACCTTACGCCTTCCAATAATACCCATTTCAAGGGTGCGGTTGACTTCCAGAAAGACACTCCCGAAGGCCGGTATATCCGGTTTGGCGTCCGTGAACACGCCATGGGAGCAATTTTGAACGGCATCAACGTCAGCGGGCTTCTTCGCTGCTACGGCGGTACGTTCCTGGTGTTCAGCGACTATATGCGAGGCGCTCTGAGGGTGGCGGCATTGAGCGGCTATCCGAGCATATTTGTCTTTACCCATGACAGCATTGGTGTCGGCGAAGACGGCCCGACACATCAGCCGGTAGAGACTGTTGCTTCTTTGAGGGCGTTTCCGAATATGCTTGTATTCCGTCCGGCGGATGCCGTTGAAACGACATACGCCTGGAAATATGCCCTTGAGAATAAAGATGCGCCTGTCGCTATGTGCCTGACGCGGCAGAATCTGCCGACACTTGACCAGAATAAATATAATCCCGCCGCAGAAGGTGTGGAAAAGGGCGCTTATGCCCTGAATAAGGTTGATAATCCCGATGTTCTGCTTCTGGCAACCGGATCAGAGGTTCAGCTGGCGGTTGCCGCGGGCGAGAAACTCGAGGCCGACGGGATAATGGCACGTGTTGTCAGTATGCCCTCGTGGGAGCTTTTCGAAAAGCAGAGCCGCGAATATAAGGATTCTGTGCTGCCGCCAAGCGTAACCGCAAGGGTAGGCGTAGAGGCCGGAGTTGACCAGGGATGGTATAAGTATCTTGGCCTTGAAGGTAAATTCATAGGAATGAATAGTTTTGGAGCATCAGCGCCGCAGGGTGAATGTTTCAAGCACTTCGGCATTACAGCAGAAGCGGTTGAAAAAGCCGCCAGAGAGCTGGTAAAATAAGCTCTGTATCAAAATCTAAATGATAAACAGGCTGCTCACTAATGGGCGGCCTGTTTTTTTTATGGGCTTATCCCGCGTTGG
Proteins encoded:
- the tkt gene encoding transketolase — encoded protein: MAGKTAIEEKCIQTIRFLSAEGVQAAKSGHPGMPMGMAAAAFEIWMNQMRHNPANPKWDNRDRFVLSAGHGSMLLYSMLHLTGYDLPLDELKNFRQLGSLTPGHPEYGHTPGVEVTTGPLGQGIANSVGMAIAQKYLAEYFNRDGFDIFDYKIYSICGDGCLQEGVSGEASSLAGHLGLGNIILLYDDNSITIDGETSLSFTEDVAKRYEAYNWHVQEIGGDGTDLDALAKAIDNAKAETSRPSIIKFRSHIGFGSPNFQDTHTAHGAPLGDDEIKLMKKNFGWDPEKSFEIADDVKELMGGCTAKGKELEGAWNEMLAKYADAYPELAKELNDAREGRLPINIDEHLPIFEAGSSVATRKASGETIGALMPKLPLVLGGSADLTPSNNTHFKGAVDFQKDTPEGRYIRFGVREHAMGAILNGINVSGLLRCYGGTFLVFSDYMRGALRVAALSGYPSIFVFTHDSIGVGEDGPTHQPVETVASLRAFPNMLVFRPADAVETTYAWKYALENKDAPVAMCLTRQNLPTLDQNKYNPAAEGVEKGAYALNKVDNPDVLLLATGSEVQLAVAAGEKLEADGIMARVVSMPSWELFEKQSREYKDSVLPPSVTARVGVEAGVDQGWYKYLGLEGKFIGMNSFGASAPQGECFKHFGITAEAVEKAARELVK